The Malassezia japonica chromosome 5, complete sequence genome contains a region encoding:
- the TRA1 gene encoding transcription-associated protein 1 (TransMembrane:1 (o3413-3433i); COG:B; COG:D; COG:L; COG:T; EggNog:ENOG503NWQJ; BUSCO:EOG092605T6), translating into MVAEAARPANPPDPAAFAKRLADTSLDLRAKAAVVAEVREMIEVFVNVDYAHFLNTVLPVQMDLLENTPCAFVSDAPEQRLRHGIIETIYRYPQHEAVRTHAERLMRVMLRAVQEDNEENATVAFKVIIDLHRSFKAVLQPQVQPFLELVQKLYLNMRTAVAEAFGTERTPGKAASPPAGESASDLSLSETSGDVSTGSQAAPRPLLKSSASFKVLTECPIAIVLIFQTYRNVVNSSINVFVPLIFEHCLMLQALPQQQAHEAARQRGEIFVGVAPGIKNRGLFNDMVTAQVKTMSFLAYVLRGSAPIVRQYVQLLPEVNVRLLKDCPPENAVTRKELLVATRHILSTDFREHFVGQIDTLLDERVLLGTGVTTRELQRPLVVSMLADLMHHVRSKLTTEQIVRVINLHAQLLHDPTLAPSIQTMCVKLLLNLVETIVLNHADRSVPMLRGIFATFLAKLPELHRLGQDLQALRKMGCGAPESDEERKTLVKEEEEDEAAPPADADSDRAAMDAVRIEQTKAIQSAVAVLENVSDPLKNARFLFRNLLFGFKTLITVLKHRNVAEPDGQVMGEVFVGGVRCCLLQSHRDGREEKDMIDLFTNIFIDLQPETFHEVFSTHLPFLFDEILNAPVLLGIPQNLLSNDAVSKLFVEILLKFLVSRLEDLGTDDKKHASVLLRLFKMAFMAVTIFPEENEVMLQPHLTHLIMHSLKCASKAEEPTNYFLLLRALFRSIGGGRFELLYKDVLPLLPVLLEKLNLLLDAAEPSKREVFVDLCLTVPVRLSVLLPYLDQLMHPLVLALQSSSDLVSQGLRTLELCIDNLTQEFLDPIMQPYIQDIMAALWTHLKPLPHNHQHSHTTMRILGKLGGRNRRFLQQPPQLSYHAEATPTIMLNINGTKQELALLPVIDTAMRNKDLHRESFDVLTAAAAVLIRQGATDSEQRPVLRRVLVGIFRLASHKEMYEDVKAYLLGAYMHALRSETHREVPLRQAAGQRHLLPLTLVMLEAMARAVDGIDMKGATPHIDILLAIVRSFLDACDAAPNARPGLGPTIMHALASAFCSLCYEQHWHRRLGGWIGIDTLIRKADLGAPWVADHQLEIVRALLYMLKDMPSDPPSEIARINDTLYYVLEQAYGEAPKARGDAQDDGRHPYGERASHLPLLVGILIPELSCANEIARHTTQHTLELLARLKSCTVTDLLAPQRDRLLLPIFTKPLRALPFGMQIGHIDAITYTLQLPQPLPEFNEELFRVLTEALALADADDQALIGRTTLYKNVIAVTKLRVVAIRLLAAAMHCSEFLAPEHVSMRMRIISVYFKCLYSQSEEVVQVAYDSLKATLAQQSKLPKDLLRSGLQPILMTLADRNRLTTAGLDGLARLLQLLTNYFKVEIGMKLLDHLTSLADPAMLRRAAGGSLETHEQLKTLAAIVHVFHLLPDTAYQFLPRLPMYVAEIELHLKRVGPTPFTETLVLYLDRFAEHSIRFFFESDRVCNPKLFRLLKLALASPKGGALRTELSEKYERYLMPLLADAGNLAKVLAALHLLQQLVAHDDKWMVAHPAVPARLLALWNTPEMYAQRRAEADVLYAQGESTFVFLDLFHATLRHEAQLDTYFAPLDLYTFHHTRDLTPHTRFVYEHVCIHGSLELKRDVLQRAVRLLSDASVPFEIKTQALRVVVNPMLVASYWEGAEGEAVLTTELVTLVANAVWKQIQVPAAAELFADDALRIELLQMSTHILKHGAEILAAQGQMKLDAIKFGWASLSAEDVTVKHSAYCFIARFLSEFESPLKIIGQVYIGLLRLHQNDGRGLVRKALDVLVPALPKRVPAKAGQVPLWVKWTKRTLLDEGHNATQLGAILHLLVRYHDLFFASREMFVPHIVTSLAKLGLASSASNESKKLAVELVQLLFKWDASDEVSESPRKRQRTSATTHAEVTSYAMPAHLRDMTVGFLVRFVSLSVEPYAKNEGARDAYSLLEQAYSSPAWRSVQVRLAILQRALIHTDVTEQNLGPIANALATLDVISREKSASWFQTHIAQLHKLLEKSLGSDKPALLDAARPVLERMFSVLPAAPPSDEEKSETPSDEQAAFCTFAEGIIQEGFKNGTNLYSVLTLLAAWSHDRKDVLDRYLAQLIKLLTKLTKEHLGAALAPGATSPAPPANGADPTLKLLLMVLELLKTRISHLGDQRRWFLSAVVQLVEKSPSVELGRFLLNTMRTWVLDGSEPFPTVKEKAGILIKMLCFEQRSDQALFRDFLDLILAIYKSPALVRSELTARLESAFLLGCRHPDARVRGEFITIFDKTLTRSISARLLHLLGYQSWECLADHYWLHQVLDLLLAAIDGTQPLIADKTDEAADDAFQAQLATGTVQGLLTALRTLQYNDVQGANGLWVSLFPGIWRATQKRHQGDLNRALIGCMTRDYMMRQATARPNVVQSLLDGALPCAPSLELPPHVVKYLGKTFQAWYTSMELLQGQLATLRSDDAVREATQDAIAEVYAELSEADYFYGLWRRRCIFPETNAALACEQNGLYGDAQMLYEAAQVKGRTSGLPLTEAEYNLWDDHWVLSALELQQWDILTDLATLEGNEDLSLECAWRLSDWTADRESLERSVESLAGTGTPRRKVFEAYLSLLKSQASPDKPSDFGRICDEAIQLTLYKWYTLPPHVSQAHVPLLEIFQQFVELQEVSTVFASLALTNASNLNHRSTELKTLMQTWRERLPNLWDDINAWSDLVAWRQHVFSSVNKAYLPLVPLIQRTEGPGSSTNSYAYRGYHETAWIINRFAHVARKHGLDDVCISSLTKIYTLPNIEIQEAFLKLREQARCHYHNPNELTQGLNVINNTNLMFFAAAQKAEFFSLKGMFLNKLGMSDEANQAFATAIQMDLNLPKSWTEWGRYSDRLFREKPTAMHLAANAISCYLQAAGLYKNAKSRKILVRILWLLHCDDGTGALWQACDNFNGETPIWYWITFIPQLLQLLSHKEARFVRKLLMQIAKSFPQSLYYYLRTTKEDYILAKRSSVAAQQRAAARQKQQATTDEGQDKEKQPAKDESQDKSEAKTDEESKTDESQKEGAQRNPWDHIDEVLNILKTAFPLLALTMENMADQLQQRFKPSNDEDIYRLTNALLNDALQQYIHRAPLTTDNGQLPQTSQMNVKLFAENLPPGPLKTAFENDFVRSKPTLREYVARLQRWRDRYEESLDKRPKRQHLEHCSHYLVEFQHQKFDEVEIPGQYLHLEDNNSNFVRINRFLPEYGLLRSNGMCNRRITILSNKGSLFSFAVQLPSARYCRREERIFQLLRLLNTVLERKIQTRKRGLAFNVPTAVPISPQLRLLNYDESFISMQDIYERHCKEIGIGKDDPIVAWVEKMRSTWDGGSHSRTNVDFANLRMELMEEISVKMISDKILTNFMTRTMSSPSDLWLMRKQFTLQMSATMFLTYILFISARFPGRIHISRSSGAVIMSDVVPTFSPTAPHFKSPDPTPFRLSPNIQHFIGAVGIEGIVTSSFMALGGALALSEHGLEDYLGIFVRDELQFWFSGIQRQAPKNVEPSTELVMQNVLEIVKRTRLMSCKYGQDKASATPVNQAVLDLINYASHPSKLALQDPTWIPWL; encoded by the coding sequence ATGGTAGCTGAagccgcgcggccggcgaaTCCGCCGGACCCCGCCGCGTTCGCGAAGCGGCTCGCGGATACCTCGCTGGATCTGCGGGCCAAGgccgcggtcgtcgcggaAGTGCGCGAAATGATCGAAGTATTTGTGAACGTCGACTACGCGCACTTTCTCAATACGGTCCTGCCGGTCCAGATGGACCTGCTGGAGAATACGCCGTGTGCATTTGTCTCGGATGCGCCCGAGCAACGCCTGCGTCACGGCATCATCGAAACGATCTACCGCTACCCCCAGCACGAAGCGGTACGGACGCACGCGGAGCGCTTGATGCGGGTCATGCTCCGCGCGGTCCAGGAGGACAACGAGGAGAACGCCACGGTCGCGTTCAAAGTTATTATTGACTTGCACCGCTCGTTCAaggccgtgctgcagccCCAGGTGCAGCcgttcctcgagctcgtgcagaaACTCTACTTGAATATGCGGACGGCCGTTGCGGAGGCGTTTGGCACCGAGCGCACCCCGGGCAAGGctgcctcgccgccggccggcgagtcggcgagcgaccTCTCGCTGAGCGAGACGTCCGGCGACGTGTCGACCGGCtcgcaggccgcgccgcgcccgctcCTCAAAagctcggcctcgttcAAGGTGCTCACCGAATGCCCGATCGCGATTGTGCTCATCTTCCAGACGTATCGGAACGTGGTCAACTCGAGCATCAACGTGTTTGTGCCACTGATCTTTGAGCACTGCCTCAtgctccaggcgctgccCCAGCAGCAGGCACAcgaagcggcgcgccagcggGGCGAAATCTTTGTGGGCGTCGCTCCGGGCATCAAGAATCGGGGACTGTTTAACGATATGGTCACGGCACAGGTCAAGACCATGTCGTTCCTCGCCTACGTGCTCCGCGggagcgcgccgatcgtGCGGCAGTacgtgcagctgctgccGGAAGTCAACGTCCGCCTCCTCAAGGACTGTCCCCCGGAGAATGCCGTGAcgcgcaaggagctgctcgtcgccaCGCGCCACATTCTCTCGACCGACTTTCGCGAGCACTTTGTGGGGCAGATTgacacgctcctcgacgagcgggtcttgctcggcaccggcgtcacgacgcgcgagctgcagcgcccgCTCGTCGTGAGCATGCTCGCGGATCTCATGCACCACGTCCGCTCCAAGCTCACCACCGAGCAGATCGTGCGTGTGATCAACCTGCATGCGCAGCTCTTGCACGAcccgacgctcgcgccgagcatcCAGACGATGTGCGTCAAGCTCTTGCTGAATCTGGTCGAGACGATCGTGCTGAACCATGCCGACCGCTCGGTGCCGATGCTCCGGGGCATCTTTGCGACGTTCCTCGCAAAGCTCCCGGAGCtccaccgcctcggccaggatctgcaggcgctgcgcaagatgggctgcggcgcgccggagagcgacgaggagcgcaagacgctcgtcaaggaggaggaggaggacgaggcggcgccgccggcggacgccgactcggaccgcgccgcgatggacgcggtgcgcatcgagcagaCCAAGGCGATCCAGTCGGCAGTCGCAGTGCTAGAAAACGTGTCGGACCCGCTGAAGAATGCGCGCTTCCTCTTCCGCAACCTGCTCTTTGGCTTCAAGACGCTGATCACCGTGCTGAAGCACCGCAACGTCGCGGAGCCGGACGGGCAGGTGATGGGCGAGGTGTTTGTCGGCGGTGTGCGCTGCTGCCTCTTGCAGTCGCaccgcgacgggcgcgagGAGAAGGACATGATTGATCTCTTCACCAACATCTTTATCGATCTGCAGCCCGAGACCTTCCACGAGGTCTTTTCGACGCACCTTCCTTTCCTCTTTGACGAGATTTTGAATGCCCCGGTGCTCTTGGGCATTCCGCAAAATTTGCTCTCGAACGATGCCGTGTCGAAGCTCTTTGTCGAGATCCTGCTCAAGTTCCTCGTGAGCCGCCTGGAAGACCTGGGCACGGACGACAAGAAGCACGCCTCGGTGCTCCTCCGCCTCTTCAAGATGGCGTTCATGGCCGTGACCATCTTCCCGGAGGAGAACGAAGTGATGCTCCAGCCGCATCTCACGCACCTCATCATGCACTCGCTCAAGTGCGCGagcaaggccgaggagccgaCCAACTATTTCCTGCTCCTCCGCGCGCTCTTCCGCAGCATCGGTGGCGGGCGCTTCGAGCTCTTGTACAAGGACGTGCTTCCGCTGCTCCCGGTACTCCTCGAGAAGCTCaacctgctcctcgacgccgcggagCCGTCGAAGCGCGAGGTGTTTGTCGACCTGTGCCTGacggtgccggtgcgcctcAGCGTTTTGCTGCCGtacctcgaccagctcaTGCACCCGCtcgtccttgcgctgcagtcATCCTCGGACCTCGTCAGCCAgggcctgcgcacgctcgagctgtgCATCGATAACCTGACGCAAGAGTTCCTGGATCCCATCATGCAGCCGTACATCCAGGACATTATGGCTGCGCTCTGGACGCATCTCAAGCCGCTGCCGCACAACCACCAGCACTCGCACACGACAATGCGCAtcctcggcaagctcggcgGACGGAACCGCCGCTTTTTGCAGCAGCCGCCGCAGCTGTCGTaccacgccgaggccacgCCGACGATCATGCTCAACATCAACGGCACAAAGCAggagcttgcgcttctGCCAGTGATCGACACGGCGATGCGCAACAAGGATCTGCACCGCGAGTCGTTCGACGTGCtgaccgccgccgccgcagtGCTCATCCGCCAAGGCGCGACGGACAGCGAGCAGCGCCCGGTACTCCGCCGggtgctcgtcggcatcTTCCGCCTCGCATCACACAAGGAGATGTACGAGGACGTGAAGGCATACCTGCTTGGTGCTTATATGCACGCGCTCCGGAGCGAGACGCACCGCGaggtgccgctgcgccaggcTGCTGGGCAGCGCCACCTGCTGCCCCTTACGCTCGTgatgctcgaggcgatggcgcgtgcggtcgACGGCATCGACATGAAAGGCGCGACACCGCACATTGATATCCTCCTCGCGATCGTACGCAGCTTCCTGGacgcgtgcgacgcggcgccgaacGCACGCCCCGGCCTCGGGCCGACAATCATGCATGCGCTTGCGTCCGCGTTCTGCTCGCTGTGCTACGAGCAGCACTggcaccgccgcctcggcggctgGATCGGTATCGACACGCTGATCCGCAAGGcggacctcggcgcgccgtgggTCGCCGACCATCAGCTGGAGAttgtgcgtgcgctgctgtaCATGCTCAAGGACATGCCGAGCGATCCTCCCAGCGAGATTGCGCGGATCAACGACACGCTCTACTAtgtcctcgagcaggcctacggcgaggcgcccaagGCACGTGGCGACGCCCAAGACGACGGCCGCCACCCCTACGGCGAACGTGCGTCGCACCTTCCTCTGCTGGTCGGCATCCTGATTCCCGAGCTGTCGTGCGCGAACGAGATTGCGCGGCACACGAcgcagcacacgctcgagctcctggcgcgCCTCAAGTCGTGCACGGTGACGGACctgcttgcgccgcagcgcgatCGTCTCTTGCTGCCCATCTTTACCaagccgctgcgtgcgctgccgtTTGGTATGCAGATCGGGCACATTGATGCGATCACGTacacgctgcagctgccgcAGCCGCTGCCCGAGTTCAACGAGGAGCTCTTCCGCGTGCTtaccgaggcgcttgcgttggccgatgccgacgaccaggcgctgatcgggcgcacgacgctctACAAGAACGTCATTGCGGTGACCAAGCTGCGTGTCGTTGCGATCCGCTTGCTTGCCGCCGCGATGCACTGTTCCGAGTTCCTCGCGCCGGAGCACGTCTCGATGCGCATGCGCATCATCAGCGTGTACTTCAAGTGCCTCTACTCGCAGTCGGAGGAGGTCGTGCAAGTCGCGTACGACAGCCTCAAGGCGAcactcgcgcagcagagCAAGCTGCCCAAGGACCTCTTGCGCAGCGGTCTGCAGCCGATCCTGATGACGCTCGCGGACCGCAACCGCCTCACGACGGCAGGCCTCGacggcctggcgcgcctcttgcagcTGCTCACGAACTACTTCAAGGTGGAGATCGGCATGAAGCTCTTGGATCACCTGACGAGTCTTGCGGATCCCGCGATGCTgcgtcgtgccgccggcggctcgctcgagacgcacgagcagctcaagacgctcgcggcgatcgtGCACGTCTTCCACCTGCTGCCGGACACGGCCTACCAGTTCCTGCCGCGGCTGCCGATGTACGTCGCAGAGATCGAGCTGCACTTGAAGCGTGTCGGTCCCACGCCGTTCACAGAAACGCTCGTGCTGTATCTTGACCGCTTTGCGGAGCACTCGATCCGCTTCTTCTTCGAGTCGGACCGCGTGTGCAACCCGAAGCTGTTCCGCCTGCTcaagctcgcgctcgcctcgcCCAAGGGCGGTGCACTGCGTACCGAGCTCAGCGAAAAGTACGAGCGCTACCTGATGCCGCTCCTGGCGGACGCGGGCAACCTCGCCAAGGTgcttgccgcgctccacctcctccagcagctcgtcgcgcatgACGACAAGTGGATGGTGGCGCACCCCGCGGTGCCCGCGCGCCTTCTCGCGCTGTGGAACACGCCGGAGATgtacgcgcagcgccgcgccgaggccgacgtgCTGTACGCGCAAGGCGAGTCGACCTTTGTCTTCCTCGACCTCTTCCACGCGACGCTTcggcacgaggcgcagctcgataCCTACTTTGCGCCCCTCGACCTGTACACCTTCCACCACACGCGCGACCTCACGCCGCACACGCGCTTTGTGTACGAGCACGTGTGCATTCacggctcgctcgagctgaaacgcgacgtgctgcagcgtgcggtgcgTCTCTTGAGCGATGCCTCGGTTCCGTTCGAGATCAAGACGCAGGCGTTGCGGGTGGTGGTGAACCCGATGCTCGTCGCGTCCTACTGGGAGGGCGCAGAaggcgaggcggtgctcaccaccgagctcgtgacgctcgtcgcgaaCGCGGTGTGGAAGCAGATCCAGGTGCCggctgccgccgagctgtTTGCGGatgacgcgctgcgcatcgagctcctgcagaTGTCGACGCACATCCTCaagcacggcgccgagatcctcgccgcgcagggcCAGATGAAGCTCGACGCGATCAAGTTCGGCTGGGCCTCGCTCTCCGCCGAGGACGTGACCGTGAAGCACTCGGCGTACTGCTTCATTGCGCGTTTCCTGAGCGAGTTTGAGAGCCCGCTCAAGATCATCGGTCAGGTGTACATTGGCCTCTTGCGGCTGCACCAGAACGACGGGCGGGggctcgtgcgcaaggcgctcgacgtgcttgTGCCCGCGCTCCCGAAGCGCGTCCCGGCCAAGGCCGGCCAGGTGCCGCTGTGGGTCAAGTGGAcgaagcgcacgctcctcgacgaggggCACAatgcgacgcagctcggcgcgatccTGCACCTCCTCGTGCGCTACCACGACCTCTTCTTTGCGTCGCGCGAAATGTTCGTGCCGCACATTGtcacgtcgctcgccaagctgGGGctggcgagcagcgcaagcaaTGAGTCGAAGAAGCTCGCGGtggagctcgtgcagctcctgTTCAAGTGGGACGCGTCCGATGAGGTGAGCGAgtcgccgcgcaagcgccagcgcacctcggccacgacgcacgccgaaGTTACGTCGTACGCGATGCccgcgcacctgcgcgacATGACGGTCGGTTTCCTGGTGCGCTTCGTCTCGCTCTCCGTCGAGCCATATGCCAAGAACGagggcgcgcgcgacgcgtacagcctgctcgagcaggcgtacagctcgccggcgtggcgctcggTCCAGGTGCGCCTTGCGATCCTGCAGCGGGCCTTAATCCACACCGACGTCACCGAGCAGAACCTGGGGCCGATTGCCaatgcgctcgcgacgctcgatgTGATCTCAcgcgaaaagagcgcgtcgtggtTCCAGACGCacattgcgcagctgcacaaGCTCCTCGAAAAGTCGCTTGGCTCGGACAAGCCTGCgttgctcgacgcggcgcgcccggtgCTGGAGCGCATGTTTAGCGTGCtcccggccgcgccgccgtcggacgaggaaaagagcgagacgccgagcgacgagcaggcggccTTTTGCACGTTTGCAGAGGGCATCATCCAGGAGGGCTTCAAGAACGGCACGAACCTGTACAGCGTGCTTACCCTCCTCGCCGCATGGTCGCACGACCGCAAGGACGTGCTTGACCGctacctcgcgcagctgatCAAGCTTCTCACGAAGCTCACCAaggagcacctcggcgcggcacttgcgccgggcgccaCCTCCCCGGCGCCACCCGCGAACGGCGCGGACCCCACGCTGAAGCTGCTCCTGATGGTactcgagctgctcaagacACGCATCtcgcacctcggcgaccagcGCCGCTGGTTCCTGAGCGccgtcgtgcagctcgtcgaaaagtcgccgtcggtcgAGCTGGGGCGTTTCTTGCTCAACACGATGCGCACCTGGGTCCTCGACGGATCTGAGCCTTTCCCGACGGTCAAGGAAAAGGCTGGCATCCTTATCAAGATGCTCTGCttcgagcagcgcagcgaccaGGCGCTCTTCCGCGACTTCCTCGACCTGATTCTCGCGATCTACAAGAGCCcggcgctggtgcgcagcgagctcacggcgcgcctcgaaaGCGCCTTCTTGCTCGGCTGCCGCCACCCCGACGCGCGTGTGCGTGGCGAGTTTATCACCATCTTTGACAAGACGCTCACGCGCTCGATCTCTGCACGCCTCctgcacctgctcggcTACCAGAGCTGGGAGTGCCTTGCGGACCACTACTGGCTGCACCAGGTGCTTGACTTGCTCCTTGCCGCGATCGATGGCACGCAGCCGTTGATCGCTGACAAGACCGACGAAGCGGCGGACGACGCCttccaggcgcagctcgccaccGGCACCGTGCAGGGTCTCCTTACCGCGCTGCGTACGCTGCAGTACAATGATGTGCAGGGCGCCAATGGGCTCTGGGTTAGCCTGTTCCCCGGCAtctggcgcgcgacgcagaaGCGGCACCAGGGCGACCTGAACCGCGCGCTGATCGGCTGCATGACGCGCGACTACATGATGCGCCAGGCGACCGCACGTCCGAACGTGGTGCAGTCGCTGctggacggcgcgctgcctTGTGCGCCAAgcctcgagctgccgccgcacgtTGTCAAGTACCTTGGCAAGACCTTCCAGGCGTGGTACACCTCTATGGAGCTGCTCCAAGGgcagctcgcgacgctgcgcagcgacgatgccgtgcgcgaggcgacgcaggACGCAATTGCGGAGGTCTACGCTGAGCTGTCCGAGGCCGACTACTTCTACGGCCTgtggcgccggcgctgcatCTTCCCCGAGACGaatgcggcgcttgcgtgCGAGCAAAATGGCCTGTACGGCGACGCACAGATGCTGTATGAAGCTGCGCAAGTCAAGGGACGCACGAGCGGTCTTCCGCtcaccgaggccgagtACAACCTCTGGGACGACCACTGGGTCCTttcggcgctcgagctgcagcagtgGGATATCCTCACGGACCTCGCAACGCTCGAGGGCAACGAGGACCTGTCGCTCGAGTGTGCGTGGCGCCTGTCTGACTGGACGGCGGACcgcgagtcgctcgagcgctCGGTGGAGTCGCTGGCGGGCacaggcacgccgcgccgcaaggtCTTTGAGGCGTATCTGTCGCTGCTCAAGTCGCAGGCCTCGCCGGACAAGCCCTCCGACTTTGGCCGCATCTGCGACGAGGCAATCCAGCTCACGCTGTACAAGTGGTACACGCTCCCGCCGCATGTCTCGCAGGCCCACGtgccgctcctcgagaTCTTCCAGCAGTTTGTTGAGCTGCAAGAAGTGAGCACGGTCtttgcgtcgctcgcgcttACGAATGCCAGCAACTTGAACCACCGCAGCACGGAGCTCAAGACGCTGATGCAGACTtggcgcgagcgtctgccGAACCTCTGGGACGACATCAACGCGTGGAGCGACTTGGTCGCGTGGCGCCAGCACGTGTTCAGCTCGGTGAACAAGGCGTACCTCCCCTTGGTGCCGCTCATCCAGCGCACCGAAGGGCCGGGCTCGAGTACCAACTCGTACGCCTACCGCGGCTACCACGAAACTGCGTGGATCATCAACCGGTTCGCGCATGTCGCCCGCAagcacggcctcgacgacgtgtGTATCTCGTCTTTGACGAAGATCTACACGCTGCCGAACATTGAGATCCAGGAAGCCTTCCTCAAACTCCGGGAACAGGCGCGGTGCCACTATCACAACCCCAACGAGCTTACACAGGGGCTGAACGTGATCAACAACACCAACCTGATGTTCTTTGCCGCGGCGCAAAAGGCCGAGTTCTTCTCGTTGAAGGGCATGTTCCTTAACAAGCTTGGCatgagcgacgaggcgaacCAGGCGTTTGCGACGGCCATCCAGATGGACCTCAATCTGCCCAAGTCGTGGACCGAGTGGGGCCGCTACAGCGACCGCCTCTTCCGCGAGAAGCCGACGGCGATGCACCTGGCCGCGAACGCGATCAGCTGTTACCTGCAGGCTGCCGGCCTGTACAAGAACGCCAAGTCGCGCAAGATTCTTGTGCGCATCCTCTGGCTGTTGCACTGTGACgacggcaccggcgcgctgtgGCAGGCCTGTGACAACTTTAACGGAGAGACACCGATCTGGTACTGGATCACGTTTATCCCGCAGTTGCTGCAGCTCCTTTCGCACAAGGAGGCGCGCTTCGTCCGCAAGCTGCTGATGCAAATCGCCAAGTCCTTCCCCCAGTCGCTGTACTACTACCTGCGCACGACCAAGGAGGATTATATCCTGGCGAAGCGCAGCTCGGTCGCTGcccagcagcgtgcggctgcgcggcagaAGCAGCAGGCGACCACTGATGAGGGCCAGGACAAGGAGAAGCAGCCTGCCAAGGACGAGAGCCAAGACAAGTCCGAGGCGAAGACAGATGAAGAGTCCAAGACGGACGAGAGCCAGAAGGAGGGTGCACAGCGCAACCCGTGGGACCAcatcgacgaggtgctcaaTATCCTCAAGACGGCCTTCCCGCTCTTGGCGCTCACCATGGAGAACATGGCGGaccagctgcagcagcgcttCAAGCCAAGCAACGATGAAGACATCTACCGCTTGACGAACGCGCTGCTGAACGATGCACTCCAGCAGTACATCCACCGCGCACCGCTCACGACCGACAATGGCCAGCTGCCGCAGACCTCGCAAATGAACGTGAAGCTCTTTGCCGAGAACCTGCCCCCGGGTCCGCTTAAGACTGCGTTTGAGAACGACTTTGTCCGGAGCAAACCGACGCTCCGCGAGTACGTTGCTCGTCTGCAGCGTTGGCGCGACCGCTACGAGGAGTCGCTCGACAAGCGGCCTAAGCGCCAGCATCTCGAGCACTGCAGCCACTACCTTGTCGAGTTCCAGCACCAAAAGTTTGACGAAGTGGAGATTCCGGGGCAGTACCTGCACCTGGAAGACAACAACTCCAACTTTGTGCGCATCAACCGGTTCCTGCCCGAGTACGGCCTCTTGCGCTCAAATGGTATGTGCAACCGCAGGATTACCATCTTGAGCAACAAGGGCTCACTGTTCTCGTTCGCAGTGCAACTCCCTTCGGCGCGCTActgccgccgcgaggagcgcatctTCCAGCTCTTGCGCCTACTTAACACGGTGCTTGAACGCAAGATTCAGACTCGCAAGCGTGGCCTGGCCTTTAATGTCCCGACTGCCGTGCCAATCTCGCCCCAACTCCGCCTGCTGAACTACGACGAATCGTTCATCTCCATGCAGGACATTTACGAGCGCCACTGCAAAGAGATCGGGATCGGTAAGGACGACCCGATCGTGGCTTGGGTGGAGAAGATGCGCAGCACCTGGGACGGTGGCTCGCACAGTCGCACGAATGTGGACTTTGCGAACTTGCGCATGGAGCTCATGGAGGAGATCAGCGTCAAGATGATCTCGGACAAGATCCTAACCAACTTCATGACGCGCACCATGTCGTCGCCTTCGGACTTGTGGCTGATGCGCAAGCAGTTCACGCTGCAGATGTCGGCCACCATGTTCTTGACGTACATCCTGTTCATCAGCGCTCGCTTCCCTGGTCGCATTCAcatctcgcgctcgagcggcgcggtgaTCATGTCCGATGTTGTGCCTACGTTCAGTCCTACTGCGCCGCACTTCAAGTCGCCTGATCCGACACCGTTCCGCTTGAGTCCCAACATCCAGCACTTTATTGGTGCGGTGGGTATCGAGGGCATTGTCACAAGCTCGTTCATGGCGCTCGGTGGTGCACTGGCTCTGTCGGAGCACGGGCTCGAAGATTATCTGGGCATCTTCGTCCGCGATGAGCTCCAATTCTGGTTCAGTGGCATTCAGAGGCAGGCCCCTAAAAATGTCGAGCCTTCCACTGAGTTGGTCATGCAAAACGTCCTGGAAATCGTCAAGCGCACTCGTTTGATGTCTTGCAAGTATGGTCAAGACAAGGCCTCGGCTACCCCTGTCAACCAGGCGGTCTTGGACTTGATCAACTACGCAAGCCACCCGAGCAAGCTGGCCCTTCAGGACCCTACTTGGATTCCTTGGTTGTAA